One genomic segment of Oenanthe melanoleuca isolate GR-GAL-2019-014 chromosome 5, OMel1.0, whole genome shotgun sequence includes these proteins:
- the TNKS1BP1 gene encoding 182 kDa tankyrase-1-binding protein isoform X2: MDSQPQSLHPAVPCTSPAGTGGPGLAGSPDKGSARPKPPVRPKPRVLPKPAVPTKPPVPPPAPGPRHPRPELPSAEKMNRLAGPQPYSAAGTGGPLRRPSFTVRSPETPNGKGLPSPLVAGTEEEVPAAPPTPSRKGPAPFKVTPVPVAARPERFPGTTVEEILAKMDSREGPGSPDRAWLSPFCTDPSSRFGSKTFAAFRKRPSGEADGDPAGEAPQTPRPAAGELGVEDDGHPVAEMSSSPPTGLSCAGDPRRRPRPPSPPDLSTLQLGALGPPGSPRPPSCPAPAPAPGAPFQPAEPSAPAPGSPDAAAELLAPDSPTLPPGFPESPTRPPVEVPVTSIQAPGAPSATEPQHSISHSPGSPHTPGEGSPGTASPPGTPELPPRVTCPPGSPEAAAEYLGFPSPPLAKASCPPGSPEGPDDSAVSPLSHEGPDFKPPPRDVGLRRSSEGVLRPPPTGQGLGELGGSLSALPHPGDLLSEPSLGSESGWSLSQSFEWTFPSRGTRLPAFPPRSPIRETPDSGLSEEGESDGEAAAPSPPKDSSSEGPDSQQAEGAPCPGGPVAQREAEGSAEEEEEDEREAEQDAPVSHSPLHVTKPGQDPAEPESPTQPSVTTPLDPAPPDLAAPADLAWAGDSPKSLQGPGGPGQAEGPSQDPDPHTDPGWLTELLASPGVRGSPEQNLLGWSRKDLCSEFGIGHPRQDTTFDWSHPGVSRERDWPVETKQDQDFETKSSWDSTRGDKDSNAPESWSGDYRATELMRDMKLGCSDWSQSLGTGKSCPQDPDFSASTAKWGQGYGSTEELGSGQANWSSGLGTGHVQQLDKEPRSGQPTWAGRFSNRDTEMKDRELTPDWASKYSSQDAGSKEENLTLGWAGRSSTGDTGSPDKELSPGQTAWDRRCDPRDMESQDWEFSPCRPAWTSEYRDTESQDQEFSPSRPAWTGEIRDMESQDREFSPGRPAWTGEYREMESQDQKFSPRRQSWNDRSSTKDMESQDQEFSPSRPAWDDRSRTRDTERQDREFSPSRPAWDDGSSTRDTESQDQEFSPSRLAWGDRSSTRDVKSQDQEFSPSRPAWDDRSRTRDTERQDREFSSSRPAWDDKSRTRDTESQDQEFSPSRAAWDDGSRTRDTERQDREFSSSRPAWDDRSSTRDTERQDREFSSSRPAWDDRSSTRDTEKQDREFSPSRPAWDDKSSTRDTESQDQEFSPSRPAWDDRSRTRDTERQDREFSSSRPAWDDRSSARDTEIQDREFSSSRPAWDDRSSTRDTERQDREFSPSRPAWDDKSRTRDTESQDQEFSPSRLAEAREWSTRDLKTQDTFSPSRAAWDDGSRTSDTERQDSEFSPSRPAWDDRSSTRDTESQDQEFSPSRLAEAREWSTRDLETQDAFSPSRAAWDGGSSTRDLESQDHEFTSSRAAVDGRHSIRDTETQTGELFSPSRGVWGDRSSTRAMEPQDRAARDGQRSSVAPREEEQELMPARLSWPGEGSIGQTGLVGVGEEDVPNSHHPDLPVQEPTWGSAHLQERDSSGSRDWAEELGAAEYQNQFGVIGTERLADPCGAGASDGSMSRVLPQPQAGLHRDLSLDMGSAHWSQDLDSWSVEPRDSEARRQEWASAFSARCAARSRDLGAEEQSLGGATSAEHGSTPSPLMDDIPAHPSAVEPPQSESPNPSEEERDPSEPTAAPQSPRTHPLLSEASSGIPADTGSEEQPSDHPDGECSSSCGEQRHSLATPQPEGSMEQGQEFPLLEDTELLDSSVLRCKASLGRKRQHRAPSLRPATTEGESWIFRDSTEPRPAPAASSDEEAVEEPRSRRMRGSPSGRGVKVPLFPGLSASAIKAKLRGRNRSAEEGTSSGESKGTPPKDPHVQRSKSCKIPGVSGKPPTLPPKPEKSSGSEASPPHWLQALKLKRKKP; encoded by the exons ATGGACTCCCAGCCGCAGTCCCTGCACCCCGCCGTGCCCTGCACCTCCCCTGCCGGCACTGGGGGGCCCGGGCTGGCAGGCAGCCCCGATAAAG GCAGCGCTCGCCCCAAGCCGCCGGTGCGGCCCAAGCCCCGCGTGCTGCCCAAGCCGGCCGTGCCCACCAAGCCCCCGGTGCCTCCCCCCGCGCCGGGCCCGCGGCACCCCCGGCCCGAGCTGCCCTCGGCAGAGAAGATGAACCGCCTGGCCGGGCCCCAGCCCTACAGCGCAGCAGGCACGGGGGGCCCACTCCGGCGCCCCTCCTTCACTGTCAGGTCACCCGAGACCCCCAATGGGAAGGGGCTCCCGTCGCCCCTGGTCGCAGGCACCGAGGAGGAGGTGCCCGCGGCCCCGCCAACCCCCTCCCGCAAGGGCCCGGCTCCCTTCAAGGTGACGCCAGTGCCGGTGGCTGCCAGGCCGGAGCGGTTCCCGGGCACCACCGTGGAGGAGATCCTGGCCAAGATGGACAGCAGGGAGGGCCCAGGCAGCCCAGACCGGGCCTGGCTCTCACCCTTCTGCACCGACCCCTCCTCCCGCTTTGGCTCCAAGACCTTTGCTGCCTTCCGGAAGCGTCCCAGCGGGGAGGCAGATGGAGACCCTGCTGGCGAAGCCCCCCAGACGCCCCGACCTGCAGCAGGCGAGCTGGGAGTGGAGGATGATGGACACCCCGTGGCTGAGATGAG cagctcccccCCAACcgggctgagctgtgctggggacccccgCAGACGCCCGAGGCCGCCGTCCCCTCCTGAT CTTTCCACTCTACAGCTGGGTGCCCTCGGACCTCCAGGTTCCCCAAGGccccccagctgcccagccccagccccagccccaggagctcctttccagcctgcagagccctctgccccagcccctggctcccCTGATGCCGCCGCTGAGCTCCTGGCCCCTGACTCCCCCACACTGCCCCCTGGCTTCCCAGAATCCCCCACTCGGCCTCCAGTTGAGGTCCCTGTCACCTCCATCCAAGCCCCAGGTGCTCCCTCGGCCACTgaaccccagcacagcatctcccATTCCCCTGGCTCCCCACACACTCCAGGGGAGGgatcccctggcactgccagccccccTGGCACTCCTGAACTGCCCCCACGAGTCACCTGCCCCCCTGGCtctcctgaggctgctgctgagtACCTGGGCTTCCCCAGCCCACCCCTTGCCAAAGCCTCTTGTcccccaggctccccagagGGACCTGATGACTCTGCAGTGTCCCCACTATCTCATGAGGGTCCTGATTTCAAGCCCCCTCCCCGGGATGTGGGGCTCCGGCGCTCCTCAGAGGGAGTGCTGCGGCCCCCACCCACAGGACAGggcctgggggagctggggggctcGCTGAGTGCCCTGCCCCACCCTGGAGACCTCCTGTCAgagccctccctgggcagtgagTCCGGCTGGAGCCTTTCCCAGTCCTTTGAGTGGACATTCCCATCACGGGGGACACGCTTGCCGGCCTTCCCTCCCCGTTCCCCCATCCGAGAGACACCTGACTCAGGGCTCTCTGAAGAGGGGGAGTCAGatggggaggctgcagcccccagccctccaaaggacagcagctctgaaggACCTGAcagccagcaggcagagggggCTCCATGCCCAGGGGGTCCCGTGGCCCAGCGAGAGGCTGAAGgctcagcagaggaggaggaggaggatgaaagggaggcagagcaggatgctCCAGTGTCCCACTCCCCACTTCATGTGACAAAGCCTGGCCAGGACCCAGCTGAGCCTGAGtcccccacccagcccagcgTCACCACACCCTTGGATCCAGCTCCCCCAGATCTAGCTGCTCCAGCTGACTTAGCCTGGGCAGGTGATAGCCCCAAGAGCTTGCAGGGTCCCGGGGGCCCAGGCCAGGCTGAAGGACCCTCGCAGGACCCTGACCCCCACACCGACCCGGGCTGGCTGACAGAGCTGTTGGCGTCACCTGGGGTCCGTGGCTCTCCGGAG CAGAATCTGCTGGGCTGGTCAAGGAAGGACCTCTGCAGTGAGTTTGGCATTGGCCACCCTCGCCAGGACACCACCTTTGACTGGAGCCACCCAGGTGTGTCGAGGGAGAGGGACTGGCCTGTTGAGACCAAGCAGGACCAGGATTTTGAGACCAAatccagctgggacagcaccCGCGGTGACAAGGACAGCAATGCCCCGGAGAGCTGGAGTGGTGACTACAGAGCGACAGAGCTGATGAGGGACATGAAACTGGGCTGCAGTGACTGGTCCCAGTCCCTTGGCACTGGGAAGAGCTGCCCACAGGATCCAGACttcagtgccagcacagccaagtGGGGCCAGGGCTATGGCAGCACGGAGGAGCTTGGCTCTGGACAAGCCAACTGGAGCAGTGGCCTTGGCACGGGACATGTCCAGCAGCTGGACAAGGAGCCACGCTCTGGGCAGCCCACCTGGGCCGGCAGGTTCAGCAACAGGGACACGGAGATGAAGGACAGGGAGCTCACCCCAGACTGGGCCAGCAAATACAGCAGCCAGGATGCTGGGAGCAAGGAGGAGAATTTAACgcttggctgggctggcagatccagcactggggacactggaagCCCAGATaaggagctcagccctggccagacagcctgggacaggagGTGTGACCCTAGGGACATGGAAAGCCAGGACTGGGAGTTTAGTCCCTGCCGGCCAGCCTGGACTTCGGAATACAGGGACACAGAAAGTCAGGACCAGGAGTTCAGCCCCAGCCGGCCGGCCTGGACTGGTGAAATCAGGGACATGGAAAGCCAGGACAGGGAGTTCAGCCCCGGGAGACCAGCCTGGACTGGTGAATACAGGGAAATGGAAAGCCAGGACCAGAAGTTCAGCCCCAGAAGGCAGTCCTGGAATGACAGATCCAGCACCAAGGACATGGAGAGCCAGGACCAGGAGTTTAGCCCCAGCAGGCCAGCCTGGGATGATAGATCCAGGACCAGGGACACAGAAAGACAAGACAGGGAATTCAGCCCCAGCAGGCCAGCTTGGGATGACGGATCCAGCACCAGGGACACAGAAAGCCAGGACCAGGAATTCAGCCCCAGCAGGCTGGCCTGGGGTGACAGATCCAGCACCAGGGACGTGAAGAGCCAGGACCAGGAATTCAGCCCCAGCAGGCCAGCCTGGGATGATAGATCCAGGACCAGGGACACAGAAAGACAGGACAGGGAATTCAGCTCCAGCAGGCCAGCTTGGGATGATAAATCCAGgaccagggacacagagagccAGGACCAGGAattcagccccagcagagcagcctgggatgatGGATCCAGGACCAGGGACACAGAAAGACAGGACAGGGAATTCAGCTCCAGCAGGCCAGCTTGGGATGACAGATCCAGCACCAGGGACACAGAAAGACAGGACAGGGAATTCAGCTCCAGCAGGCCAGCTTGGGATGACAGATCCAGCACCAGGGacacagaaaaacaggacaGGGAATTCAGCCCCAGTAGGCCAGCCTGGGATGATAAATCCAgcaccagggacacagagagccAGGACCAGGAATTCAGCCCCAGCAGGCCAGCCTGGGATGATAGATCCAGGACCAGGGACACAGAAAGACAGGACAGGGAATTCAGCTCCAGCAGGCCAGCTTGGGATGACAGATCCAGCGCCAGGGACACAGAAATACAGGACAGGGAATTCAGCTCCAGCAGGCCAGCTTGGGATGACAGATCCAGCACCAGGGACACAGAAAGACAAGACAGGGAATTCAGCCCCAGTAGGCCAGCCTGGGATGATAAATCCAGgaccagggacacagagagccAGGACCAGGAATTCAGCCCCAGCAGGCTGGCTGAAGCCCGTGAATGGAGCACCAGGGACCTGAAGACCCAGGATACGTTcagtcccagcagagcagcctgggatgatGGATCCAGGACCAGCGACACAGAAAGACAGGACAGCGAATTCAGCCCCAGCAGGCCAGCCTGGGATGATAGATCCAgcaccagggacacagagagccAAGACCAGGAATTCAGCCCCAGCAGGCTGGCTGAAGCCCGTGAGTGGAGCACCAGGGACCTGGAGACCCAGGATGCGTTcagtcccagcagagcagcctgggatggcgGATCCAGCACCAGGGACCTGGAGAGCCAGGACCACGAATTCACATCCAGCAGAGCAGCCGTGGATGGCAGGCACAGCATCAGGGACACGGAGACCCAGACTGGGGAGTTGTTCAGCCCCAGCAGAGGTGTCTGGGGTGACAGATCCAGCACCAGGGCTATGGAGCCCCAGGACAGAGCGGCCCGGGATGGGCAGCGCAGCTCTGTGGCCCCcagggaggaagagcaggagctgatgcCAGCCCGGCTGAGCTGGCCGGGGGAGGGCAGCATCGGGCAGACAGGGCTGGTTGGGGTTGGTGAGGAGGACGTGCCCAACTCCCACCACCCTGATCTCCCGGTGCAGGAGCCCACCTGGGGCAGTGCCCACCTGCAAGAGCGtgacagctctggcagcagggactgggctgaggagcttggagcagctgaGTACCAGAACCAGTTTGGTGTCATTGGGACAGAGCGGCTGGCAGACCCCTGCGGTGCCGGAGCCTCGGATGGCTCCATGTCCAGGGTCCTGCCTCAGCCCCAGGCAGGCTTGCACAGGGATCTTTCTCTGGACATGGGCAGTGCCCACTGGAGCCAGGACCTGGACAGCTGGAGTGTGGAACCGCGGGATTCTGAGGCCAGGCGCCAGGAGTGGGCAAGTGCCTTCAGTGCCCGCTGTGCCGCCCGCAGTCGTGACCTtggtgcagaggagcagagcctgggagggGCCACCAGCGCAGAGCATGG GTCCACCCCCAGCCCTTTGATGGATGACATTCCAGCACATCCCTCAGCTGTGGAGCCCCCCCAGAGTGAATCACCCAACCCCTCTGAGGAAGAGAGGGATCCCTCTGAGCCAACTgctgccccacagagccccagaaCCCACCCTCTGCTGTCAGAGGCTTCCAGTGGGATCCCAGCAGACACAGGAAGTGAGGAACAGCCCTCAGACCACCCAGATGGGGAGTGCTCCTcgagctgtggggagcagcgGCACTCTCTGGCTACCCCCCAGCCCGAGGGGTCcatggagcaggggcaggaattTCCTCTTCTGGAG gacacagagctcctggacAGCAGCGTGCTGCGCTGCAAGGCCAGCCTGGGCCGCAAGCGCCAGCACCGGGCGCCGTCCCTGCGCCCCGCCACCACCGAGGGGGAGAGCTGGATCTTCCGGGACTCCACGG agcCCCGGCCAGCCCCGGCAGCGTCCTCTGATGAGGAGGCAGTGGAGGAGCCCCGGAGCCGGCGGATGCGCGGCTCGCCCTCGGGCAGGGGAGTCAAGGTGCCACTCTTTCCTGGCCTCAGTGCCTCCGCCATCAAG GCCAAGCTGAGGGGTCGCAACCGCTCGGCCGAGGAGGGGACATCGTCAGGGGAGAGCAAGGGGACCCCTCCTAAGGACCCCCATGTGCAGCGCTCCAAGTCCTGCAAGATCCCTGGTGTCAGTGGAAAACCCCCAACCCTGCCCCCCAAGCCAGAGAAATCCTCAGG GTCTGAGGCATCTCCCCCCCACTGGCTGCAGGCGCTGAAGCTGAAAAGGAAGAAGCCTTGA